Proteins found in one Micromonospora sp. WMMD1082 genomic segment:
- a CDS encoding ISL3 family transposase gives MVFSGLSPLVIDDVTDEGERILVRARTPEATVACPGCKVVTGRVHGYHQRTLADVPVDARPVVLRVRVRRLVCPTQGCRRTFREQLPGVLERYQRRTSRLISQVAAVVRQLAGRAGARLMSVLAMVVMSRHTALRALLRIPLPQRRVPRVLGVDDFALCRRRRYATVLIDAVTRERIDVLPDRKAHTLETWLCEHPGVEIVCRDSSGAYAEAVRRALPQAVQVADRWHLWHNLAEAVRKEVTAHSTCWATTGLPPQDGIRAVTTRQRWQQVHDLLDKGVGLLECARRLNLGLNTIKRYARISQPERLVRAPQYRPTLVDPYRAHLRQRRQQDPAVGATQLLAEIRELGYTGSLNLLYRYITQGRVEADRPALSPRRLTRYLLTPPDQLTDHQRSLVDALTAACPEMTTLTGFIGSFASLLTPAAGNDHRLDTWITEVTTTDLPHLHTFTRGLGLDRDAVNAALTTPFHNGGTEGVNTKTKLIKRQMYGRAGFDLLRHRILLG, from the coding sequence ATGGTGTTCTCGGGGTTGTCCCCGCTGGTGATCGATGACGTCACGGACGAGGGCGAGCGGATTCTGGTGCGGGCTCGGACTCCTGAAGCGACGGTGGCGTGTCCGGGCTGCAAGGTGGTGACGGGCCGGGTGCACGGGTATCACCAGCGGACTCTGGCGGATGTGCCGGTCGATGCCCGGCCGGTGGTGCTGCGGGTACGAGTGCGCCGTCTGGTGTGCCCGACGCAGGGCTGCCGTCGCACGTTCCGGGAGCAGCTTCCGGGAGTTCTGGAGCGTTACCAGCGTCGCACGTCCCGGTTGATTTCGCAGGTGGCTGCGGTCGTGCGTCAGCTGGCCGGCCGGGCCGGTGCTCGCCTGATGTCGGTCCTGGCGATGGTCGTCATGTCCCGGCACACTGCCCTGCGGGCGCTGCTGCGTATTCCGTTGCCGCAGCGGCGGGTGCCCCGCGTGCTCGGGGTCGACGACTTCGCGTTGTGTCGTCGTCGCCGTTACGCCACCGTCCTGATCGACGCGGTCACCCGTGAGCGCATCGATGTGCTGCCCGACCGCAAGGCCCACACGTTGGAGACGTGGCTGTGTGAGCATCCCGGTGTCGAGATAGTGTGCCGGGACTCCTCCGGCGCCTACGCCGAAGCGGTCCGCCGCGCCCTACCCCAGGCGGTGCAGGTCGCCGATCGCTGGCACCTGTGGCACAACCTCGCCGAAGCCGTCCGCAAAGAAGTCACCGCACACAGCACGTGCTGGGCCACCACCGGCCTACCGCCCCAGGACGGCATCCGGGCCGTGACCACCCGGCAGCGGTGGCAGCAGGTCCACGATCTGCTCGACAAGGGCGTCGGCCTACTCGAATGCGCCCGCCGCCTCAACCTCGGCCTCAACACCATCAAACGCTACGCCCGCATCAGCCAACCCGAACGTCTGGTCCGCGCACCCCAGTACCGGCCCACCCTCGTCGACCCCTACCGCGCCCACCTACGCCAACGCCGCCAACAGGACCCCGCCGTCGGCGCCACCCAACTCCTCGCCGAGATCAGGGAACTGGGCTACACCGGCAGCCTCAACCTGCTCTACCGCTACATCACCCAAGGCCGCGTCGAAGCCGACCGCCCAGCCCTGTCACCCCGACGCCTCACCCGCTACCTCCTGACCCCACCCGATCAGCTCACAGACCACCAACGGTCGCTCGTCGACGCCCTCACCGCCGCCTGCCCGGAGATGACCACGCTGACCGGCTTCATCGGCTCGTTCGCCAGCCTCCTCACACCCGCAGCCGGCAACGACCACCGTCTCGACACATGGATCACCGAGGTCACAACAACGGACCTGCCCCACCTACACACCTTCACCCGCGGCCTCGGCCTGGACCGCGACGCCGTCAACGCCGCCCTGACAACCCCCTTCCACAACGGCGGCACCGAAGGCGTCAACACCAAAACCAAATTGATCAAGCGGCAAATGTACGGACGCGCCGGGTTCGACCTTCTACGACACCGAATCCTGCTCGGCTAA
- a CDS encoding IS256 family transposase, producing MSDGSMAAVDTAAVVKNGPGQPAEGLDGELVAQIVEQARAAGLQLTGDGGLLQQLTKRVLESALEGEITDHLGYDKGDPAGKNGGNSRNGVRAKTVLTDVGPVEIDVPRDREGSFAPQIVRKRQRRLSGVDDMVISLSAKGLTTGEIQAHLAEVYGADVSRQTISTITDKVVEGMTEWQNRPLDPVYPVIFLDAVHVKIRDGKVANRPIYLALAVTVEGTRDILGLWAGDGGEGAKFWLQVLTKLKNRGVADACMVVCDGLKGLPDAIGEVWPEAVVQTCVIHLLRASFRYAGRQHWDAIAKALRPVYTAPTEPAARARFAEFTEAWGGKYPAIVRLWEQAWAEFVPFLAFDAEIRTVVCSTNAIESVNARIRRAVRARGHFPNEAAALKCVYLAVMSLDPTGQGRRRWTIRWKPALNAFDIAFEGRLSAGRK from the coding sequence ATGTCTGATGGATCGATGGCCGCCGTGGATACTGCCGCGGTGGTGAAGAACGGGCCGGGACAACCGGCGGAGGGTCTCGACGGGGAACTCGTCGCCCAGATCGTGGAGCAGGCCCGTGCGGCGGGTCTGCAGCTGACCGGCGACGGTGGTCTGCTGCAGCAGCTCACGAAGCGAGTCCTGGAATCAGCGCTCGAGGGCGAAATCACCGATCACCTGGGCTATGACAAGGGCGACCCGGCGGGCAAGAACGGCGGGAACTCCCGCAACGGTGTGCGGGCCAAGACGGTGCTCACCGATGTCGGACCGGTCGAGATTGACGTGCCGCGCGACCGGGAGGGGTCGTTCGCTCCGCAGATCGTCCGCAAGCGGCAGCGTCGGTTGTCCGGCGTGGACGACATGGTCATCTCGCTGTCCGCCAAGGGCCTGACCACCGGGGAGATCCAGGCCCACCTCGCCGAGGTCTACGGCGCCGACGTGTCACGGCAGACGATCTCGACGATCACCGACAAGGTCGTCGAGGGCATGACCGAGTGGCAGAACCGGCCCTTGGACCCGGTCTACCCGGTGATCTTCCTCGACGCGGTGCACGTGAAGATCCGCGACGGGAAGGTCGCCAACCGGCCCATCTACCTGGCCCTGGCCGTCACCGTCGAGGGCACCCGGGACATCCTCGGGCTGTGGGCCGGTGACGGCGGTGAGGGCGCCAAGTTCTGGCTGCAGGTCCTCACCAAGCTGAAGAACCGCGGCGTCGCGGACGCGTGCATGGTCGTCTGTGACGGGCTCAAAGGGCTGCCCGACGCGATCGGCGAGGTGTGGCCCGAAGCGGTGGTGCAGACCTGCGTGATCCATCTGCTGAGGGCGTCGTTCCGGTATGCCGGCCGGCAGCACTGGGACGCCATCGCGAAAGCTCTGCGGCCGGTCTACACCGCGCCGACCGAGCCGGCTGCCCGAGCCCGGTTCGCCGAGTTCACCGAGGCCTGGGGCGGGAAATATCCGGCGATCGTGCGGCTGTGGGAGCAGGCGTGGGCCGAGTTCGTGCCGTTCCTGGCCTTCGACGCCGAGATCCGCACCGTCGTCTGTTCCACCAACGCCATCGAGAGCGTCAACGCCCGCATTCGCCGCGCCGTCCGCGCCCGCGGCCACTTCCCCAACGAGGCCGCCGCGCTGAAATGCGTCTACCTCGCCGTGATGAGCCTCGACCCCACCGGGCAGGGCCGCCGGCGGTGGACGATCCGCTGGAAACCAGCCCTCAACGCCTTCGACATCGCCTTCGAAGGACGCCTGTCCGCAGGCCGCAAGTAG